Genomic segment of Pongo pygmaeus isolate AG05252 chromosome 1, NHGRI_mPonPyg2-v2.0_pri, whole genome shotgun sequence:
ctcactgcaacctccaccgcccagtttcaagcgattctcctgcctcagcctctcgagtagctgggattacagacacctgccaccacacctgcctaatttttgtatttttagtggcatgttggccaggctggtcttgaatgcctgacctcaggtagtccgcccacctaggcctcccaaagtgttgggattacaggcgtgagccaccacacgcagcctaaaaaaaaaaaaaaattaacacaacaCTATTGTCTACTCCAtttccccaccttttttttttttgagacagagtctggctctgccgcccgggctggagtgcagtagcactatctcagctcactacaagctccgcctcccaggttcacgccattctcctgcctcagcctcctgagtagctgggactacaggcgcccaccaccacgccccactaattttttgtatttttagtaaagacggggtttcaccgtgttagccaggatggtctcgatctcctgaccttgtgatccacccacctcagcctcccaaagtgctgcgattacaggtgtgagccaccacgcccggccatttcCCCCTTTCAGCCAAAAGCTGAAAGTAACTCTAAAATGGGTTAAATTGGGAAAAAAACTTCCTGTAATAGTGCCATTactattacttattttttagaattattttttgcaATATTCTCATTCTAGAGTTGACTTTGCCCTTTAAGGCCTTCCTCAGATATGCCTTGTGACATTTCCTTtgtcctttttccagcatacaaCGCCTTCCTAAACAAGATACAAACAGTTCCAGTTGTGTATGTACCAACTCTAGGAACACCACAGCCAGGTAAAAAACCCTCTGTCCTCATCTTTGAAAAGCTCAGATACACACGTTTAATTCACTCaatttttccctcttcttctaggtttttttaaCTCCACAAGGTCTCCCCCTCACTTCATGAGTCTACAACCTCCATTGGCCCAAAGTCGGCTGCAGCATTGGTTATGGAGTATAAGGCACTAACCTCTGCTTGGACCAGTTCCTTTTAACTGCAGGGGAATGAAGATTTCTAGTCTTCGACAAGAAGCCTAACAGCAACTTCTACATTAAGTTTCCAGATAACGCTTCTGAGAACTATAAATAAAGCATGCTAAGCTGTTTCTTAAAACTGGTATGTCAGACTGTGTTGTAAAGAGTTAActgtcggccaggcacggtggctcatgcctgtaatccctgcacttaggcaggcggatcaccaggtcaggagtttgagaccagcctgaccaacatggtgaaaccccatctctactaaaaatacaaaaattagccgggtatggtggcagatacctgtaatcccagctacttgagaggctgagacagagaattgcttgaacccaggaggcggagattgcagtgagctgaaatcgcaccactgcactccagcctgggcgacagagcaaggctccatctctttttcaaaaaaaaaaaaaaaaacacacacactaaaCACAACACTTGAGATAGTATcacggtttaaaaaaaaaaaaaaaaaatttacccaatGAGCCTAAGTGGTTAAAAATGCCCCCAAAGGGACTTTTAAAGTACTTGGCCACTTACGTGCCCCAAATGACTCTTAATATTCTCCTCTTCCTGGTTGCCCCTGAATACTTGAGACAGGAACTTCCTAACACTTAAACAAGACAATAAACAGGATTTATCCAAAATGTGTTTATTGAGATGGTTTCCCACTCATCTTGATTCAGAGTGCTTTTAGTGCTGCTTCCTCCTGAAGGAACATCCTGGAGGAAAAAGATTCAGAGATTAGCTGACATCAGTCCAGGTATTCTGCCCCTCTCCCACAAAAGCAGATGCATGATGATCCACCCACAGAAAgctgtatcttttatttttctcaactcTTAGCTACCTGCGCATTTCTATCACTTTGGTTACTTCCTATCAACTTGAGCCCTTTTATCACCCATTGATCCCCGCTTTAGACAGTAGTGCTTTGAGATTAATACACAGCTTTTGGTAGTATGTACTTAAACAACCAAATCCAACACTTCTTGTCTAAAAATTTATAGATAATCGCTGTCACTGTAAGACTGAAAGATCCTGAGAAGTGTTTCCATTTCTAAAAAGCGAACTCAAAGCCCCAAATCACAACATTAGTAAACCATTTACCTTCTGTAAGCCTTGCTTTTCCTCCTGTAGGCTGGCAGAGGACAGTGGAGCAGCCAACACACAAAACTACCGTTTGTGCATGGCTAAAGACCGTGGTGATTTTATAGCATCCTGAAAGAAAAGcagataacatttttttcctctattacGCCCGTATCTTTCCTGCACTTATGCCCAACTCATCATCCATTACATTGTTTCCCAACACAAAAAAACGTAGGGGTTGTATGTGAAATCTGATGGGAGATCACGGTGAAATGAATCACTCCTCCTAAGATGCAAAACTTTGCCAGTTTCATACATTCAAATTTTAAGAGTATCAGGGAAAATATTTTCCACAGACGAAGAAACTGAAGCTGCTGCACAGCTTCAAGGATGCGAGACAGCTCACACTACATTTTCCAACTGTTGAGGTCCAGTGCTTTCCCCACTACAGCAAGCCGTCTCCTCACCTGGGCATTTCACATCCATGAAGTAGGAATTGGGGCTCTGCACCAGGCGTTTCTTCTTGtgtttcctcttctcctcttctggaGAGGGATGAAGGAGATCCTTTGCGAGCTAAGAGGGACAGAAATGCAGAGATTTAGAATCCAACGGCGAAAACGGGATGGTCGAAAACAGCCCCCACTGTCACACACCGGGGAGAGCTCGCCCCTCGCCGCCCCTGGTGTCTGCGCAGCTGGGCCGCCATCTTATCTCCTCTCCGCTCCCGTCTATGCGGGTGGCCCGTGGGCCGCTGCGGTCCCTGGAGTTAATGTCCTAAGAAGTGCAGAGAGCAAATGAGGACCCTCTGCGATCCGAAATCAGCGTGAGGGGAGAGTGCGGACAGAACAGCGAGATCTCCGCGGAAACCTGGACCAAAGCACTCACAGGCATGTTCTCGTGTGGGTAGGTCGTCACCGCCGGAAAGGAGCGAAACCGGAAATCCTGCCCCTTATATTGAGCACACCACAGGAAATGACGCAAGGCTCTTGCGCCACCATGTTTGGAAGGTCCTACTTTGGTCCGCCGCAGTGGGGAGACAAGGGAGCTGCCATTTTCAGAAGGTCTTTAACTGTTAGTTGTGACACATATGCGTCACCATGTTGGGAGAGTTACCTTGCTAATTTGAGGTCAGCGTTTGATCACTATCCAGTGATAAATggacacttttaaaattttgtgccaTACCTTGACAGGGGGAGCCTAATAAATAGGAAAGGTTGAGGAAAACACCAGGGAGAAGGAGCCATATCCAGGACTTCCGTCCTATTTTTTAAATACCTATATTCTTaactctttttctattggtttaATTTAAcagtttaggccgggcgcggtggctcatgcctgtaatcctagcacttagggaggccaaggcgggtggatcacctgaggtcagcagttcaagaccagcctggccaacatggtgaaaccccgtctctacggggtttagccaggcgtggtggcgggcacctgtaatcccagctactctggaggctgaggcaggagaatcgcatgaacctgggagggggaagttacagtgagccgagatccactccaccctgggtgacagaacaagactccgtcttaaataaataaataaataaataaataaataaataaataaataaacgggAGACATGGTTTGGTCAGTGAAAAGAAATAGGGAAGACTCAAGGAGATAATGAGAGGTGAGAGAATGGACAAAAGGAGATGGAACAGTTTAGCTTGAGAAGGGACAAGCATGGACACGGAAGGTGATGGGGATAAGTgaaagatgctttttttttttttttttagacgcagttttgctcttgtggcctTGGCTGTAGTGcgatggcgccatctcggctcaccacaacctccgcctcccgcgttcaagcgattctcctgcctcagcctcccgagtagctgggattacaggcatgcggcaccacgcccggctaaattttgtatttttagtagagacgggatttcaccatgttggccaagctggtattgaactcccgacctcacgtgatccgcccgccttggtctcccaaagtgctgagattacaggcgtgagacaccgcgtcGGGCCTTTAATTTTTTATAGGCAGCCAGAATGGGCTCGAGAGAGACTCccttgaataattttttctttgccggtggcggtggctcacgcctgtaatcccagcactttgggaggctgaggcgggcggatcacgtgaggtcgggatttcgagaccagcctggccaacatggtgaaaccccgtctctactaaaaatacaaaaaaaaaaatttagctgggcgtcgtggcaggcgcctgtaatcccagctacttgggaagctgaggctggagaatcgcttgaacccaagaggaggaggttgcaatgaccggagattgggccattgcacttcagcctgggtgacgagcaaaactttgtctcaaaaaataaaataaaaataaaaataaaggctgggcgcagtggctcacgcctgtaatcccaggcctttgggaggcagaggcgagtggatcacctgaggtcgggagttcgagaccagcctgaccaacatggagaaacctcgtctctactaaaaatacaaaattagcagggggtAGTGCGgttgcctgtaatttcagctactcgcgaggctgaggcaagagaatcgcttaaaccagggaggcagaagctgcGGTTAtcccagatcacaccattgcactccagcctacgcaacaagagcaaaactccacctcaaaataaataataaaaattaaaaaaaataaaaataggtcgggcgcggtggctcacgcctgtaaacccagcactttgggaggccaaggcaggcgaatcacgaggtcagatcaagaccatcctggctaagacggtgaaaccccgtctctacctaaaatacaaaaaaattagccaggtggtggcgggcgcctgtagtcccagctactcaggagactgaggcaggagaatggcgtgaacccgggaggcggagcttgcagtgaaccgagatcgcgccactgcaccccagcctgggccgacagaccaagactccatctcaaaaaaaaataaataaaatagggccgtcgcggtggctcacgactgtaatcccagcactttgggaggccgaggcgggcggatcagaaggtcaagagattgagaccatctggccaacatggtgaaaccccatctctactaaaaatacaaaaatcagctgggcgtggtgtcgggcacctgtaatcccggctactccggaggctgaggcacaagaatcgcttgaattcgggaggcggaggttgcagtgagccaagattgcgccactgcactccagcctggcgacagagcaagact
This window contains:
- the RPS27 gene encoding small ribosomal subunit protein eS27 isoform X1 encodes the protein MPLAKDLLHPSPEEEKRKHKKKRLVQSPNSYFMDVKCPGCYKITTVFSHAQTVVLCVGCSTVLCQPTGGKARLTEGCSFRRKQH
- the RPS27 gene encoding small ribosomal subunit protein eS27 isoform X2 — its product is MDVKCPGCYKITTVFSHAQTVVLCVGCSTVLCQPTGGKARLTEGCSFRRKQH